From Mastacembelus armatus chromosome 9, fMasArm1.2, whole genome shotgun sequence:
aaacacacaaacagaaaccacaGTATATTACTATAGTGCACCATCTGAAAGTATACAGCTCCAAAAGTGATGTGTGCTGGGAATAATGCACATAATCCCAGTGTTAGCCAAAGGACTAATTTTCAGTGGTTTAAACTGTTAATGTATtcacctgctgctgcctgtggGTGCTGAACTGGGCTGGCAGCTGGGTGGCTAGGTGGACCTCCATGTTGTGGGGGACCACCCTGCTGGGCCTGGCCTGTGGGTGTGGCAGAAGGCTGGGGGTGCTGTGGATGAGGGTGCAAGGTGGCGCTGGGGTGGGGGTACTGCTGTGGCATTGGCCCTGGAGACACTGCAGGAGAGAAATCAGAACTAGTGAGGATGGAAAGTATGTAAACTGTACAGCTAACACTACCTGCAGTGTAGCCTGCTGCATAATGGGGGCTGGAAATTAACTTTGTGCTATATGCCTGCATGTTGGCTGGCTGGGTGTAACAGTGCTCAGTGTACTGTCCctcatgaaaataaacaaacaaatcaatgcCATATAAACGGGTGGTGGGCTGACGTACCATACATAGTGTGCGTCTGCTCTGGGTACTGTGTAGTCGAGGAAGAGACGAGGCTGGGTTGGCCATGTGTGGGAGCCATCATCCTGGCACTGCCCTGCATTACTGGACCAAACACATGCTGTGCCTGGAGGACAGACAGAAGACATACAACATAAGCATTAGATTGAACATGTATAAAGCTTTGTTTCGTTCTAGGACAGGCTATCTAATTATGGTGCTAACTACAATGTAGCATCACACATTAAATACTAAAAACTAGAGAAGTTAGTTTGTTGAGGATTCTAGAAGAAGATTGTATGGGCAGCTACTTCGATAAAAACTGAACTTAAAATTGAATGGAATTCTTATCCATTGTCAGTATGTGGACTCTGCTACCCATAGACCACCTTCACTGTCCCTGCCAATGTTCAAACACAGCCTACTCACAAACGGGTAACACTTTAGATGTGAGAACTAGGAATGTGCATTCAAACTCCACGAATCAACAGCTATCAAACAGTGGCATCCTGCTGGCAGCCTGTCAAGGTGCAGGACTGCAGGCATCTGTCAGACAAATGGCTGACTACTGAACAGCTGGGAGCAATAAAGACTGCCAGCACCAAATGATGGCACCAGAGTAACTATAATAATTCTTAGAAGAAGAGACTCCAAGGGGTGAGCACTGCTGAATAGGCTGCTAAAGGTGGTATTCTTCTCATCATGGCAGCGTTGGGGCCAGTCTTACCTGTGATTGGTAGTGTGGCATTTGCTGAACCAGTGGCTGACTGGTGAACTGTTGCGGGCTGCATGTGAAGTACTGGGCAGAGTAGGCAGGGCTGGGTGCTACAATAGGTGGACCTGCTGCCGTTGCTGGGTGCATCATGGTGGGCGTACCTGGTGGATGGTGCTGGTCTGACCTCTGCTGGGGCATGTTGGGTACTGAAGATTCATGTCAAGAGATTACATGGAGGATTGACAAGAATTATTGGTAGTTTCCAAAGAAACTAATTATTTACCAAATGTGCCCAAACAGAAGATGACTCGCTTAAGAAGGGCAGGTTAAGACTACAAAGTAATGTGTACCGTTTATCGCTGCATTGTTCCTTCTGTCTATGTGATATAACACCATATACACTGTCACTGAGTGGTGCATGTCATGTGTGGAGTAGGTCCTATCAttttaccatccatccatccatccatccatccatcttctatacccgctttttcctgaaagccagggtcacggggtcATTTTACCATGTTCATCTTTATTGTGCATGTTCAGTTGTGCACCCagataaatcttttttttttttttaaaacaacaaaatgtatcAATAAACCAGACAGTCACACTTTCAGTCAGGCTGAAGAAAAACTTTTCTGTTACTTAGcagttttcagtctttttccCCTCCTCATCATGATAGTCACTGGTTTataatttacttatttataatttatcattttctgACTGCCCATCACTTCCTGGTCCTAGCCTTGTAACACTACAGCTTATAAAAGACCCACAATGCAACACGAGTAACTGCACCATTCAAAAAGTCAGCAGTCAGTTGTGATTATGAGAAAAATATCAGTTATGTAAAAAAAACCCTTTATAACACAAGAAAACATAAATTAGGGCAAATACAACTATATTTTGtgggaaaaaagacaaaagacagagacagaaagacaggtgGGAGTGAAAGCAGCAGTTATTCTCACCTTTACCTGGTCTGTAGGGTTTAGTCTGGCTGACCGTCATATGTGGCAACTGCACCTGGTACATAGCTGGAGACTAGACGGATGAGGGGAAAGAGTtgtagatggaaaaaaaaatgtttatactCGGTTTTCTCAGGGAAGCTCAGTGTCATTTCTACAAGAATGAAAACCAGCCCTTGAATAAAAATGGGTagagttttgcttttttgtgtggGACTACTATTAGTATCAATCTGTGACACTAGATACCAACTTATTCAACTATAAACTTGCTTTATTACCTAaatcacactcacactcacactcacactcacactcacactcacactcacactcacactcacactcacactcacactcacactcacactcacactcacactcacactcacactcacactcacactcacactcgtGGGAATTATCTCTTACCTGGGGCCACATGCATTTTCTATGCCTGTCTATCACTAGGCAAAAAAGGATTACACAAGGACTATAACTCAAATACTACTTATCTTCCATTCTTTGACTCATTCACATTATTTACCATGCATTTCTATTACAAACAgtacagcagcaaaaacaaagaggCTTAAACTCCCTTTAGCTCACAGCCATTTGGTTGGTGAACAGATGCAGCAAATAGAAATAGAAGTTAAAAAGTCCATCTGTGATGGCAGTTTTAAATGAATTGCAATAAGAAGTTGGCAAACCAACATCTGATGGCATTAATTCATCAAGCAAGCAAAACATCTCAGTACTGATtgggcttaaaaaaaaaaaaaaaaaaaaaaaacaaaaggattaaaaaaaaaatagaaattttattaaaattcaCAAACCTTCCATATTATGCTTTTCTAAtggagcaagagagagaggaggagggggagaaaaggaaaaaaaaccacTCTTTAGTTGTTCACCAAGGTATTTTATAGTTTACACGTGTCTGATGTTGGATCACCAAGGTTTTCTTAAAGCAACACAGGAAAATATAGATCTAAATCTAACAGCAAAATATCTTAAATTTCAATATGTGCTCTTAAGAATTGGttaatttttttacatcatgCTGTATACAAATGTCATCTATTTCCACCTTTATGTAAACATTTCTGAACTTATTATTCTAAATGTTTACCGAACCATTTTTCATAGAATTTCAATAATTCATCCAAGGAAATtcagacagaggaaagaaaagtgaagaTGAAGGATGCATGtacatacaaagaaaaaaaaaaaaaattagggcTGTCAATGTTAACGCGTTAATTTTTAGATTAATCGCATGTGTTAACgcgttcagatttttttttaaagcaaattaaTCGTTTGATAAGGTTTGTCCCCAGCTTCTTGCCGTCATCACAGCACGGATGGATATCTGTCATTGTGTGATTTGGGTAAGTTACAGCAAACACTATACTACTTAATATGATGGCACAAGACAACGCCTGGTCTGCTGAACGGCAAGTTTCATTATAAAACGTttccagatggaagtttggaaaaaaaactaaGTTGTGTGCACTTATTGTAGTGAAGATCTGTCCTGTAAATcctagtattttaaatttgtgattAATTACAATTGACGATTACGATTAACAgcactacatacacacacgtggatatatatatatatatatatatatatatatacacacacatacatacacacacacacacacacacacacatatatatatccTAAATGGTAAACCAGTGAAATAACTATGGAGAAAATAATTCCATGTATTACAGGTGAATGAAAGAAGAGGAACATGGCATAACAAGTAACAACAAATATAAGCACATATGTTGGGAGACCTCATGGGGATTGCCGTGACTTTGTATGTCATACATTCTGTGCAATGCTTAGGGTGTTTGGCACAGAacacaaggaagaaaaaaaaacatttgtctaCCTTGTGCAAATTTGAGCAAGCCTGTGTCTCACCTGCACTCCAGGGCTGACTGGTGTGAGGGGATACATCTGAGGGAAGCAGCTGTAGACAGCCGGAGGCTGCTGGACCACAATCGAGGGACTAGGCTGGCCCTGAGGCCGAGGGGGTGTTGGGGTGTTGGCTGGTTTGGGCTGATGACAGCGTTGAGAGAGAGGAAACCGTTAAGACAGACTGTAAATTGGTTTTGCCAACAGTCTCGGTGCTTTGTGGTCTGACAGCATGGTATACTGACCTGTGTATTGAACCTGGGTTTGAACTCATTGGCATTTGGGTTCAAGGTTGATTTTCTCACTTGACTGTAGGAGTAAAACAAGTTGAAGGATCAGTCTCGAGTAATTTATGGTTATAATTTTCTTATCAATTGTTGAttagaaaaatatcaaatatcaccagattttaatttttttttttttttttttaaatatgcagccTCCCCTCTCAGTATTGTCCCTTTCACTCACTCTTGTACtgcctcctttttctcctccttctcttcttgcTTGGTTCCACTGAACGTGGACGTGGCTGTTGTCTGAACTCCCTGTGACGTCACATCCAGCCCTGCCCTCTTCTGGTCCGGGGCTGAAGGAGATGGGGACAGTGCAGCTGGACTGCCAGGCTTACTGCTGTTTGTGGCGGTGGGGGATGGAGCAGGGGCACCACCAGGGGTGCCAGCAGCAATCACTACAACAGCCTCTTCAGTGCCCTCCCGCCCCACTGTGGAAGCTTTGTCCAGGGGAAGGTCTTTAGGCTTGTCTGCTGTCTCTCTGGGAGGCTTGGTCATTAACTGGTCAAATGCAGGGTCTGGGTTTGAACTAGACTGCAACTGGAAGAGGGAAAAGGAAGAGTTAGAAGAGGCACACACAAGCTCTGCCTCAGCCTCATAAACACTTGGTTAGTTATTGCAGAATTTCAGCATTCCTGTATTACATGAATCAAAAAGATACTTACCCTAAAATCTACACTAAATTTCTTTAAATTAtctatttgttttctgtggtcTGGTGCCATATTAGGGGGTCCTATAAGGTGAGTAGAGAGAGATAAACATGGGTCATGTTTCAGACACTGACACATGAACTCAGATTACAGTAACAGCACAAACACTTAAACCATACTACCATGACAGCTACAGGTAAGAAGTGGGTGTATCAACAAATGCCCTCCTCTTCTAAATCTTAGTGACACTGCTCCACAACACTGAGGCCTTAAGTTGTGTTTCTGAAAGGAATACTGTTGTGTATACTGTACCTTTACAGATTGGTCTGGTGATACTGGGTGAGCTGTCCAATGGCTTAATGTTCTCCTTGTTTGCTGTGGGGGATGTTTGTCTTGTCTCCTGAACACGACACTCTTTTGctatacaaaacagaaaaattattAGTTTACTCGCAGCATAAGTATTTATGGTAGTGACAGAACCTTCACTAAAACATCACATCCAAGTACACAGAAATCAGGTATGCTATATCACACCTGGCAGTTCTTATTCCCTCAGTCATTTTGAGGGTTATCATCAAGCTTACCATCTCCGGAAGGGGAGGTGACCATGCTTGGGGAGGGGCTAGCAGCAGTAGGAGAAGAAGCTGTTGGAGTAGCAATAATTTCCACAGGCGCTGCTCCCGACTGTGGTGACGGGAGGGAGGACGAGCCAGGAGAAGTTCCACCCATACTATTCTGTCGGGGGGAGCGGGGTCTGTGAGCTGAAGTGGGGAACAAGTAATAAAATTTTGGTGATCAAAAATGTAACCATATTCTAATTTACCCCTAACGAATTCACCTGTCTCGATTTACTGGCCAACATTAGGGGATTATTATTCAAAATTACAGGGCTTCAGACATGTGCAACAATCATACAATAAGGTGTTTGTTTAATAATATTATCAGGTGGAAAATGTTTATGAAATGCTCACAACCATGCAAGGCCTTTCAAAATATGCTTCAACAAGAGGGGGTGAACTACAATATTTATCTCTTGCGCAGGTGTTTCATTAAGTTATCACACAATGCAGAATTAGTGCAGTTAGAAATTCATAAAAGGAAAGTTCTTCATAAGGACAAAATTATTTTACCTCCACTAACTACCGAGGACCATGTCCCTCCAGAGGAGCTGCTCCTGGTTGGTGCAGTCACTGGAATCTCTCCAGGGGCATTGTGGGAAATTAAGTCCACTCCTGGAGGGACACCAGTAGTCCGGCAAGGTGGGACTCTGTGAGCACGAGGTGTCCTCTGGGATTTTGGAGACATCCTGGGTGGACCTgtagatgaagaaaaaaagatgacaacagaGAACTCTTTAAACAGATGAAGGATGTATGATAAATACAATGAGAAGCCTGTTTCCTACTACCCTGTTGGGAAGGTGTCTATCTGAAGCTCATCTGTTTATCTTAAAATCCCAAACAACTTCACTGATTACATCTTAATTAAACGATTAAATACTTCATAACATTATTTGATGACAAGCATTAGTTGAGAACCTACAGATGATTGTGTAAACTGAGCAAACACCAAACTTTTTAAACCACaaagtgagaaaagagaaatggagagaaggTGAGCTGTAAACATgcatttaaagaatttattgtTTAGCTGAGTTTATGCAGTTACACAAATGTGTCCATCTTATTGGCAACAACCCTGCACAAAATGATTTTTGGCTAAACATCTGACAACTACAAACATATATACTCCAGCATATTGGATTCAACAGAAAGAAGAGTAAAGGGCTTGATTGCAGTTCTTAATCTTAATGTATAATATACTTTTGGTCTCATGAAAttcaaaaaaaaatgaaagggtCACTGTTAAACCTGGTATGTGaggacaaacaaaatgtgttgtCCCTAAAAGGGCAAATTCAAACTTCTGTAAGTATCTTTTCCATGGTTCAGCTACATCATCATATAGCTATggctttgtttgctttttttaaacgCTTCTGAAACATTTTTAGGCAACTATTTGAAaaactggtgcatttgtgtttttgttggcatAACTCTTGCTAAACAAAGCACAGCACACAGTGGTACACCCACATGCCAAGGTGAAACTGCCTGATGCACTGATAAAGGATCAGCTTTGTGGCTAACTATTTCTTCACAATCTTCATTTGTGTGGAAATTACAAATCTGACCCCAAATCAGTCCAAAAAAGCACCTTCAGCTATTTGTGTTGATCCACACTAGACCTGGGCAAATTCATTTTTGAAAGCAGCTTTCTTATGAATACTTAAGACTTTCAAGCAGCCATCAGTGCGATTAGGAACATAATTAAGATAATGAAGTCAATTCATCCACGTTCAACTCATGTCTTTGCCCAAGTCTACTCCACACTGATGTGGGTACCTTCTGAAGACATGCGTTTGGGCAGAGTGGAGGCCGGCGACGTGGGCCCATGGTGGGaaaaggaggatgaggaggagggatAGGAGGGGTGGGATGAATGAGAAGAAGGCCTGGAAGGACGAGAGGGAGGTCTGGAAGGAGGCCTGGTGGGCGTGGTTGCCCGAGGAGGCAGGGAGGAGGGACCAGACTGGTAACGAGAGGGGGGGCGGGAGGAGGGAGATTGACAGGGTGAGGGCCAATGGGATGTACCTACAACACGGAAGGACAAATGATCAAGGAAGACAAACAGAAGATGACAACCAGTTAAAATGGGGAAAACAAAAGTAAGGCAGGAATAGAAAGCGggaattaataaaaaacaaagaatggcaaaaacaaaattatatgttttaattgtgataataaatgcataaaatgaAGTGACCGTGACAATAAATATGAACATCCCAGACACTATAAACCAGTTAAACTGTAGACACATAATGTGTTTCCCAGTAAAAGTCGGTCGCTATATTGACCACCATACTCACTCACTAACCATTGCACATTTGGACATTTTTGCATATAGAGTGTAGCAAGTAAAACCATAAGTTTGGGCATGTATTAAACTGTACCTCCATTAACCACTCTCTGGTCAGCCCCAGAGCTGGGACTGTAGTCGTGAGGTCCTGATCGAGGGGTTGAGGGACCAGCTGAGCCCTGACCTAGACGAGGACGTCCAGGACCCCAAGACATTGCCTCCCTGTTCCTCTGACCTGGAGGAATGTACTTGCTTTctctgaacaaacacacaaaaacaaacaacagaagcaaACTGTTTAGTTAACTATAAACGAGACAATCATTAAACTAAGAAAGGGGAGGAATTGATTTTGCACTGGATTACATTAAACTAAGTACTTCTCATCAGCTAAAATGAGCATCTTTTCTTTAATTACCAATGAAGCATTTGTTCAAGGGAACAGCTGCTGTCTACATGCTGAATATGTGGTTAACTACTTTGTTTCCCTTTAAGGCTCAAATATGTTTCTCAAGACTGTGCCTTTCTACTGCAGACCAGGGCATTATGCACATGTATTACTAGTACTGACACTGGTGATGAATCCCAATTCCACTAACTGTATCCACATTTACCTCACTGGCATCTTTACCTTTCATCTCCCATGTAAGATGCaaggagaaactgcaaggagcaagaaaacatgtttctgataTGACACATGTTTTCCTAAATCATAATGTGAAGGttataaacacaaactgatttccAATAAAGGGGCATGTCGATCTATAATGAACTTCTGTAAAGGATAAACTCGTGTATCTTCAGTTAAAGCCCCTCCAGGCAGCCTCTATGCTCTTCggagcaggaagaaaaaaaaaaaactaacaaaaaaaaaaaaaaaaaaaaaaaaaacttcactaTGGGGTACTGGAACAACTTCCAGGTCTACCAAGGATTGAACAAATAAGGGTATTGAGATTCACCCTGGGTTTTCATAGCTggttttcttgtctttgctttggaAGCTGTGCTTTGAGATGATGAAGACTCATCCCCTTCTGTAACTTTATGTTTAGCTGGGAGCCCACACACAAACTTGGAAATTCCCGCAAAGGttctaagaaatatgaaaaaggtTCTTCGGTCCAGAAGTGCCTCATGTAATATTATTAAACTAATAGACTGACATTAACCAGCAAAAGAAATATGTGATGATAGTATTACATGTGTCCTTGTCTCACCTGCTCAGTGTGTGAGTCTCCCGTTCCCCTCGTACCACAGCAGTATATTTTTCCTCCTCAGTGCGTTCATCATTCTCCAGGGCCACACGGGCCTTGTATGCAGCActggcctctatctcctctgCCAGCTGGGCAGCACGAGCTTCCCTCTTGAGGAACTCTTCTGAGTTGTCCCGTTCCAGGGGCACCCTGAGACACAAGCCCAGCAGCAGGATGATATCAAGTTTTGACTCAACTCAAAACAAGATTAACAGAACAGGTTAATGATAAGAAATATTGAAAAAAGGCTTTATACACCAAGTGTAATATCAATTACTTATATGCAGGAAAATGTGTGACAGAAGTGAACTTATTCTAACATGAATCATATAGAGAGGCACTGAGAAGCTTACGTATATGTAGACAGGCTGCTGTCATATGTAGACAAGACTCCATACTTCTCCTCATTGTACTTGAACATATCATTAGGATCCCAACCATTTGACTACAATGTTGAAAAAGGCACATAGAGagaatttcacaaaaaaaaaaaaaaaactatacacAATGCTGTGTATCAACTGTATATAATAAAACTTGGCTTTTTTACTGCCCAATTTTCAAGTCATCATACAAAGGCCTGTATGGAACTTTTCGCGCGTTTTCTTACCACATCTGTATCCAGAGACTCAAGGCTGTCAGAGTTGTGGGTCTCGCCTCCATCCCAGGGCTCTAGATCCTTCTCTTTATGTTCACCATTGATCCTACCACTCACTGCAACATCTGTGAAGTTGTCTGCAACGCACACAAAGAACACATACACAGTGGCTTCAGGAAGTATTCAGACTCATTTAATTTTGGCACTTGATTGCATTTAACATTTGAATGGGCAGCACTGGTAAATTTGCCCATCAATGTACATTCAATAACCCATtgtgacaaagtgacaaaaaaaaaaaaaacatcaaaaactgaaatcccTGATTTCAAGAACTGTAAGCATGTGTAAGCTTTGAAAACCTGGACATGGTCAGTGAGATCCTCTCAGGTTCCatcaatttgaaaataaaaaatgggaTTTTCTGTGAACAGAAATCTTTTATGTCTTTCTAAAGATGTTATATGGGGTAGAGGCGGGACTTTGCCTTATGCAAGGCAAACCATCAACTCACTGAGACCACCTGCACCTtggaccaggttttccccaaaCACCTTTTTATTTGGCTGCACTCATCCATCTCTAATTCTTAGGAAGTCTCCCTGTCTGCCAATGATAACTCCCATATCATATTGCCTCCACCACCTTGTTTCTCCGTAGGGATTTTGTTAGTCAGGTGACAACCAGTCCCTGCAGTATGTCCAACACAGTTCTTGAACTTCAGCACACAGTTCAATTTGTGTCTCTTTCCTTCAACTTAAAGTGGGTTCAGTATACCCACTATACCATCATATAGAGATGGTTGTCCTTTTTTCCAGAAGGTTCTCTCATTTTTGCAGACTACTTCTGTTCTGTTACAATAACTGCTGGGCTTATGGTCACCCCCCTGACCAAGGCTCTTCTTGCTCAGTAGCTCAATTTGGCCAGATTATCACTCTACAAAGAATCCTGGTGCTACTTTCATTTCACAGTTATTGAGGACACTCGACACCTGTGAACACTCAAAACTTTAGAAATTGTTTTATACTTTTGTCCTGATGTATTGCTACAATTTTATTATGTCTATGAAGAGCTTCTTGGacttcatggcttggtttttgtccTGACTTGTATAGCTAAAGGTCTGTATTTCTAAGCTGTttctaattaattttatttgtcaaaGGTGGACTCTATTCAAGCTTAAGACACATCTCAAGGACAATTTACGCAAACCTGACCACATTTTTAAGAGTTACAATAAGGGGCCTGAATGCTTTTGTAAAAGAGATTTCAGtttatgacatttaaaacatttgtgaaaaaTTCAAAAAAGTATGTTCACAGTTTAACATTATGGATTATTGAGTATTGATTGTTGGGCAACAACTGCTGTTTTATCCAGTGAAAATTATGTATACAATGCAATAAAGAGCGCAAAAACTGGagagggtctgaatactttcaaaGGCCACTGTATTTATGTATAGCAGACTGCCACACATATACACTGAGGCTCATGATGGTTGACAGTCACATGGCTGCACTGTATATGTAGAGAAGCGCTCATGCCTCAAGAGATTCTGCCAAAACCTCGCACAGCAAAGGTCTATACGGAGGTAGAGGTGGTTCATCGACACGCCCACTCACAACCAGACATGGGCATAACTAGATTGAGGAAAATCCTTTCAAAAAAAGTTGGAGCTATTATTTGAGCTAGCCTTAGTAAAGTTAACACCAATTAAGGGTTCTGATAGTGTGCACCTTCTTAACAACCTTGTAAAGAAGGGGGAAAGGAAGTCTCCAACAACTTAGGTTGCAAcacaacattttcattaaattaagAATTAAGGCAGGTTGATATTTTCACAAGCCTGTCTTTTTTGAGAGATAATACACAGATAAAAATCTACTTGGGTCTGATGGTAGATGACTTTCTGCAGCATTCACTATCTTTGTACACTTACACAATATTTTGGTTGCCTCAAG
This genomic window contains:
- the atxn2 gene encoding ataxin-2 isoform X3; translated protein: MSLKAGGNRSKPGGGNTAGAAASGAGGSGGGRQNLGRGRHSGKGPAAVIFSGVYANMRMVHVLTSVVGTKCELKVKNGAVYEGVFKTYGPECDLVLDAAHRKSPEPSIGPRKEDIVESIIFKASDVVVVTFKDVDLNFARKGLLLTLSPVCLLSNGLVSSDTDNFTDVAVSGRINGEHKEKDLEPWDGGETHNSDSLESLDTDVSNGWDPNDMFKYNEEKYGVLSTYDSSLSTYTVPLERDNSEEFLKREARAAQLAEEIEASAAYKARVALENDERTEEEKYTAVVRGERETHTLSRESKYIPPGQRNREAMSWGPGRPRLGQGSAGPSTPRSGPHDYSPSSGADQRVVNGGTSHWPSPCQSPSSRPPSRYQSGPSSLPPRATTPTRPPSRPPSRPSRPSSHSSHPSYPSSSSSFSHHGPTSPASTLPKRMSSEGPPRMSPKSQRTPRAHRVPPCRTTGVPPGVDLISHNAPGEIPVTAPTRSSSSGGTWSSVVSGAHRPRSPRQNSMGGTSPGSSSLPSPQSGAAPVEIIATPTASSPTAASPSPSMVTSPSGDAKECRVQETRQTSPTANKENIKPLDSSPSITRPICKGPPNMAPDHRKQIDNLKKFSVDFRLQSSSNPDPAFDQLMTKPPRETADKPKDLPLDKASTVGREGTEEAVVVIAAGTPGGAPAPSPTATNSSKPGSPAALSPSPSAPDQKRAGLDVTSQGVQTTATSTFSGTKQEEKEEKKEAVQDQVRKSTLNPNANEFKPRFNTQPKPANTPTPPRPQGQPSPSIVVQQPPAVYSCFPQMYPLTPVSPGVQKSIIWKSPAMYQVQLPHMTVSQTKPYRPVPNMPQQRSDQHHPPGTPTMMHPATAAGPPIVAPSPAYSAQYFTCSPQQFTSQPLVQQMPHYQSQAQHVFGPVMQGSARMMAPTHGQPSLVSSSTTQYPEQTHTMYVSPGPMPQQYPHPSATLHPHPQHPQPSATPTGQAQQGGPPQHGGPPSHPAASPVQHPQAAAAAVAAAQALHLANQPPQQQMYSALAPTPPSMTPGPNPQSPQASFPSAQQTVYIHPQQVQHGYNPNHMAHVQQAHMQSGIVQSHHPAPTHPPMMLMATQGPPGGPQPPMPQTALNPIPVSSTTHFSYLAQVQPHHQQQL
- the atxn2 gene encoding ataxin-2 isoform X2 — encoded protein: MSLKAGGNRSKPGGGNTAGAAASGAGGSGGGRQNLGRGRHSGKGPAAVIFSGVYANMRMVHVLTSVVGTKCELKVKNGAVYEGVFKTYGPECDLVLDAAHRKSPEPSIGPRKEDIVESIIFKASDVVVVTFKDVDLNFARKGLLLTLSPVCLLSNGLVSSDTDNFTDVAVSGRINGEHKEKDLEPWDGGETHNSDSLESLDTDVSNGWDPNDMFKYNEEKYGVLSTYDSSLSTYTVPLERDNSEEFLKREARAAQLAEEIEASAAYKARVALENDERTEEEKYTAVVRGERETHTLSRESKYIPPGQRNREAMSWGPGRPRLGQGSAGPSTPRSGPHDYSPSSGADQRVVNGGTSHWPSPCQSPSSRPPSRYQSGPSSLPPRATTPTRPPSRPPSRPSRPSSHSSHPSYPSSSSSFSHHGPTSPASTLPKRMSSEGPPRMSPKSQRTPRAHRVPPCRTTGVPPGVDLISHNAPGEIPVTAPTRSSSSGGTWSSVVSGAHRPRSPRQNSMGGTSPGSSSLPSPQSGAAPVEIIATPTASSPTAASPSPSMVTSPSGDAKECRVQETRQTSPTANKENIKPLDSSPSITRPICKGPPNMAPDHRKQIDNLKKFSVDFRLQSSSNPDPAFDQLMTKPPRETADKPKDLPLDKASTVGREGTEEAVVVIAAGTPGGAPAPSPTATNSSKPGSPAALSPSPSAPDQKRAGLDVTSQGVQTTATSTFSGTKQEEKEEKKEAVQDQVRKSTLNPNANEFKPRFNTQPKPANTPTPPRPQGQPSPSIVVQQPPAVYSCFPQMYPLTPVSPGVQKSIIWKSPAMYQVQLPHMTVSQTKPYRPGKVPNMPQQRSDQHHPPGTPTMMHPATAAGPPIVAPSPAYSAQYFTCSPQQFTSQPLVQQMPHYQSQAQHVFGPVMQGSARMMAPTHGQPSLVSSSTTQYPEQTHTMYVSPGPMPQQYPHPSATLHPHPQHPQPSATPTGQAQQGGPPQHGGPPSHPAASPVQHPQAAAAVAAAQALHLANQPPQQQMYSALAPTPPSMTPGPNPQSPQASFPSAQQTVYIHPQQVQHGYNPNHMAHVQQAHMQSGIVQSHHPAPTHPPMMLMATQGPPGGPQPPMPQTALNPIPVSSTTHFSYLAQVQPHHQQQL
- the atxn2 gene encoding ataxin-2 isoform X1, whose translation is MSLKAGGNRSKPGGGNTAGAAASGAGGSGGGRQNLGRGRHSGKGPAAVIFSGVYANMRMVHVLTSVVGTKCELKVKNGAVYEGVFKTYGPECDLVLDAAHRKSPEPSIGPRKEDIVESIIFKASDVVVVTFKDVDLNFARKGLLLTLSPVCLLSNGLVSSDTDNFTDVAVSGRINGEHKEKDLEPWDGGETHNSDSLESLDTDVSNGWDPNDMFKYNEEKYGVLSTYDSSLSTYTVPLERDNSEEFLKREARAAQLAEEIEASAAYKARVALENDERTEEEKYTAVVRGERETHTLSRESKYIPPGQRNREAMSWGPGRPRLGQGSAGPSTPRSGPHDYSPSSGADQRVVNGGTSHWPSPCQSPSSRPPSRYQSGPSSLPPRATTPTRPPSRPPSRPSRPSSHSSHPSYPSSSSSFSHHGPTSPASTLPKRMSSEGPPRMSPKSQRTPRAHRVPPCRTTGVPPGVDLISHNAPGEIPVTAPTRSSSSGGTWSSVVSGAHRPRSPRQNSMGGTSPGSSSLPSPQSGAAPVEIIATPTASSPTAASPSPSMVTSPSGDAKECRVQETRQTSPTANKENIKPLDSSPSITRPICKGPPNMAPDHRKQIDNLKKFSVDFRLQSSSNPDPAFDQLMTKPPRETADKPKDLPLDKASTVGREGTEEAVVVIAAGTPGGAPAPSPTATNSSKPGSPAALSPSPSAPDQKRAGLDVTSQGVQTTATSTFSGTKQEEKEEKKEAVQDQVRKSTLNPNANEFKPRFNTQPKPANTPTPPRPQGQPSPSIVVQQPPAVYSCFPQMYPLTPVSPGVQKSIIWKSPAMYQVQLPHMTVSQTKPYRPGKVPNMPQQRSDQHHPPGTPTMMHPATAAGPPIVAPSPAYSAQYFTCSPQQFTSQPLVQQMPHYQSQAQHVFGPVMQGSARMMAPTHGQPSLVSSSTTQYPEQTHTMYVSPGPMPQQYPHPSATLHPHPQHPQPSATPTGQAQQGGPPQHGGPPSHPAASPVQHPQAAAAAVAAAQALHLANQPPQQQMYSALAPTPPSMTPGPNPQSPQASFPSAQQTVYIHPQQVQHGYNPNHMAHVQQAHMQSGIVQSHHPAPTHPPMMLMATQGPPGGPQPPMPQTALNPIPVSSTTHFSYLAQVQPHHQQQL